The DNA sequence GCGTACTCTTACTGGTTTTGTGCTAGTCAAGGTAGGCACTCTCCTTGTTTTCCCTTCATTACGAATCAATGTACAGTTTCACCCCCCGAGTGTCAAGACCATGCGCCATGCGGGGAGACTAAGGATTGCATTCGCTTAAGCTTAGGCGTAGCTGGCAGGAGACGGGCCGATTGTAGCGAATTTAGCCAAGTGTAAATGAAGTGAGTCGCGAGTTGCGCGACTACTAAAGAAGGAGGCTCATTGGTGCTGGAAAAAGTTCTGGAGTTAGTTCTCGCGAGTGCCGCCGGCGCGTTTGTAGACATCGGTGTGTTTGTAGGGGCAGTGCTTCTCTTGTTTGGGTATCTCAACTATAAGATGTCGGGTCGATTTGTGTCCGCCATCACGCAGTCAAAGCGCTGGCAGCCAGTGTTTGGGGCACTGCTTGGAGTCACGCCCGGGTGTGGTGGCGCTATTTTCCTGATGCCGCTCTTCATTAAGGGCTCGGTAACGTTTGGTGCAGTAGTGGCGGCACTAATCGCTACCACCGGTGACTCGTCATTCGTGATGATCGCCGGCATTCCGCGGCAGTACATAGTGGTAAGTACCATTGCCGTATTAGTGGGCATGATTACCGGGTACGTCATTGACGGCACTCAGATTGGCAGCAAGCTCCGCGCTGCTTACGAGAAAAACAGGCGCAGCAAAAGTGAACTCAAGAAGCAGCATAGCAGAGCTCAGCACACCGTGCGTGTGCCTCATATTGGGCACGCCGACGGTGACGATATCGATCTCACCTTGCACCACCATGCGCGCGGCCATCAGGCGACCAATACATTGGCGTATCGCATCACGCACTATGGGTACGCTTGGTATTGGCTGCTGCTAGGATTTGGTTTGGTGCTGGGCATACTGGGTCTGGCACAAGTAGATATTAACGCCCTAGCGATACCTAACCTCGGGTTGATTGTCGGCGTGTTGGGTACCGTGTTATCGATCGTATGGATGTTGCTGGGCAAGAAGCTCCTGACCAGTGACACGCACGAGGAGACGGAACAGAAGGTTACTTCCTTACGCGAGACGCTTATCCACAACGCGCAAGAGACGGCGTTCGTAATTACGTGGGTGTTTGTGGGATTGCTTGTTTACGAGTTGGCCGTGCTTGGTATCGGTCGCGGCGACTACGCGCAAGGTGAGCTGCTAATCGAATCAATGCTAAGGACAGCCGGCATTGCGGCAGTATTGATAGGTGCCCTCGTGGGCATGATTCCCGGGTGTGGACCACAGATTATCTTTGTCACCTTGTTTATGCAGGGACACGTGCCTTTTGCGGCCCTCATAGCAAACGCCATTTCTCAGGACGGCGATGCCATACTTCCACTGATTGCCCTCGACCGGCGTTCGGCGTGGTCTGCCGTAGTGATTACCACTGTCCCCGCTGCTTTGATTGGGCTTGCCGCGTACTGGTTGGAACTAAACACCGATATCTTCGCGGCTCTGACCGTAGCGTGGAACTGGCTTATAGCGCTAGTATAGTCTCGCATACAAACAAGAAGTGAGGAACTGAGCAAATATGAACATATTAGATGCATTTGTCGCCGTTGCCCCGCACATTAAGAATCTGATCGCATCAGACATCGCCATCGCCGTAGTTGACAGGGAGCGCTATGTGCACTACGAGAAGGGCAAGACCCTTGACCACAAAGTAGTCACTGGACAGGAGTTTAAGAAGGGAACGCTAGTGGATTTGGCCATGCGCGAAGGCGGGCGCAAAGCGGCTCGCGTAGGCCCAGAGCTTTTTGGCTTCCCTTATGTTGGGATTGCTGTTCCCCTCTTCGAGGGAGATGAGATTGTTGGTGCGGTCTCATTCATGGAGAATGTTGAGCGACACGAAGGCCTAACACGCTTAACGAGCGAGCTGTGGAATGGCATGCAGCATATCACCTCTACCACCGAGAAGATCGCCGGTGTAGCGGCCGAACTTAACGGCATCGGGCAACGCTTGCACGGGCTGACGGAGGAGTCTGCGACAAACATCGCGGAGACAGATACTATTCTGCAGTTTATTAAGTCTGTAGCTGACCAGTCGAACTTGCTCGGCCTTAACGCCGCTATTGAAGCAGCGCGTGCAGGCGAGCAAGGGCGTGGCTTCGGCGTCGTCGCGGCCGAGATACGTAAGTTAGCTAAGAGCAGCTCTCAGTCTGTCACGAAGATAGAAGACATCGTCAAAGGTATTCGCAGCTCAAGCGACGAGATTATGCGCGACGCAAAACTCATTGACAGCGTCACCAAGCAGCAGTCGCAGTCCTTAGACGAGGTAGTGGCTGCGGTACAGGAGATTGCCGCATCAATTGAAGAACTAAAGAACCTAGCCGCCAAGTTGACGATTCAATAACGACATGATTGATCACGCTAAGATTGAGACAGCTGTGCGCATGATTCTAGAGGCGGTAGGGGAGGATCCAGACCGCGAAGGGCTGCGCGAGACGCCGCTCAGGGTGGCCAAAATGTACGAAGAGGTGTTCTCGGGACTGCACGCTGACCCCGGCAAACACCTAGATAAGTGCTTTTATACCGAGCGGCATGACGAAATGGTGCTTGTGCGCGACATCGCCCTCTATTCCATGTGCGAACATCACTTGCTCCCGTTCTTCGGCAAGGCGCATGTCGCCTATATTCCTCATCCCAAAAAAATCTCCGGATTAAGCAAGTTAGCACGCGTCGTAGAGACGCTGTCGCGTCGGCCGCAACTCCAAGAGCGTTTGACCACACAGATTGCCGACACGATCATGCATAAGCTAGAGGCCAAAGGCACATTAGTCGTGATTGAGGCAGAACACTTGTGTATGACTATCCGCGGCGTAAAGAAGCCCGGTTCTACAACCGTTACTTCTGCCGTGCGGGGTATCTTTCGCACTAACCATATTACACGCACCGAAGCATTGACCTTGATTAAGGGTAGGCTGTAATGGGCAAACAGCAGAGAACTATCGACTTTCATGTGCCGCGCACGCTCGTTATGGGCATATTGAACGTTACGCCTGACTCTTTCTCCGACGGCGGAACATACCTAGACCCCGCTATGGCCGTCGAGCGCGCGCTACAAATGGTAGACGAAGGCGCCGACATAATCGATATCGGAGGAGAGTCTACGCGACCCGGGGCCACACCTATAGACGCACAAGCGGAAACAGAGCGCGTCATCCCGGTGGTGCGGGCCGTGTGCCGCGCTACTTCTACGCCGGTGTCCGTCGATACATATAAGGTCGCGGTTGCGCGCCTAGCACTTGCGGAAGGAGCCGCCATGCTCAATGATGTGTGGGGAGGACAGAGAGAACCGGCCATGCTGGCACTTGCCGCCGCAGCAAAGGTCCCCATTTGCCTTATGCACAATCGAGCAGAGCCGCGCTATCGCGACCTCATCGGGGAGATAAAGTGCGACCTCGCCAGCATGGCAGAGCAGGCGCTTCTGGCCGGCGTACCAAGGGGCGATATCATCCTTGACCCCGGGATTGGTTTCGGTAAGACATGGCAACAGAACCTCGTGGTGATGCAGCGCTTGCGCGAGATTGTGGACTTAGGCTTTCCGCTGTTAATCGGCACTTCCCGCAAATCCATGATCGGCCACGTTTTAGGGCTCCCGGTAGACGAGCGCTTGGAAGGGACTGCCGCAACCGTCGCCTACAGCATTGCGATGGGGGCAAAAATCGTGCGCGTGCACGATGTTAAAGCTATGAAACGGGTAGCGCAAATGACGGATGCCCTAATGCGAGGAGGCGCGTCAGTTGACTGACAGGCTAATTCTTTCCAATATGTTGTTCTATGGCTATCACGGCGCTCTGCCTGAGGAGGCCGTGCTTGGGCAGCGTTTTTCGGTTTCGCTGGAACTAGAGGTCGATACGCGCCCTGCCGCAGAGTGCGACGACTTGTCCCGCGCGCTTAACTACGCCGCTGTTTGCGAAGTAGTTAAAAACATCGTGGAGGGCCCACCCTGCAAGCTCCTAGAAACTGTCGCCGAAAAAATCGCGTCCGCTGTGTTGGCTATGGGGGCAGTCTCGGTACTAGTAACGGTTAAAAAACTACACCCCCCTGTGGCCATCCAAATGGACTACGCCGCGGTACAAATAAAGCGAAAAAACAAAAAGAACCGTCCCCCTTGTTTTGGTCCCCCTTGTTTTGGTTTTGAGCGGGCGTATTTGAGTCTGGGAAGCAATCTAGGCGACAGAGCAAGAATGCTGTCGTTCGCCGTAGAGGCTCTAGCGGCTACGCCCGGTATCATGGTGCGGCAAGTAGCCGCAGTGCGCGAGACCGACCCGGTGGGGTACTTAGAGCAGGGAAAGTTTCTTAACACAGTGGTAGAGATAGACACTACCCTGAGTCCGCGCGAACTATTGCTGGCGGTGCAGCGCATTGAGGAGGCGGCGGGTAGAGTGCGGGACATTCGCTTCGGCCCCCGCACACTCGACATAGATATTCTCCTATATGGCAACAAAGTCATTAGTGAAGAAGGGCTTGTCATCCCGCACCCTCGTATGCGCGAGCGCGAGTTTGTGTTGGTGCCGTTTATCGAGATTGCACCACACGCAATCGTACCTCCCGACAACATAACAATAGAAGAGCTTTGCGCGCGCGTGCTAGGTAAAGAGGTGTAGCTGTGCTCCTGATGATCGACAACTACGACTCCTTCACGTACAACCTCGTGCAGTACTTCGGTGAGTTAGGCGCGGATATCCGCGTGTTCCGGAACCGGAGCATCACCTGTGACGAGATAGCCGCCCTGAATCCTAGCCACCTCGTAATCTCCCCCGGCCCATGTACACCGCATGAGGCCGGAGTATCGCTTGCCGCCATTAGTCGCTTTGCCGGCCATATCCCAATACTTGGCATTTGCCTTGGACACCAGTGTTTGGGCCAAGTTTTTGGGGGGCGCGTGGTCAAAGCCGGCGTGCCGGTCCATGGCAAGAACTCAGATATTGTCCACGCGCAGCAAGGCGTTTTTTTGGGCCTGCCCTCGCCTTTCTCGGCGACGCGCTATCACTCGCTGCTTGTCGAGCGTGCGAGTTTGCCGGGTTGCCTCGAGGTGACGGCGGAGACTGCGAGCGGCGAAATCATGGGACTACGCCACCGCACGGTTGCCTACGTTGAAGGCGTGCAGTTTCATCCCGAGGCCATCTTGACCGAGCACGGTAAGACACTCCTCGCCAACTTTCTCCGCTACGACATTAGGGTCGAGAGGGTGGCGCAATGAAGGTCCTCGTAGAGCAAGTTGAGCTTCTGTGCACACTCGAAGACATCTTTGACGTGCTGCGGCACGACCCCTACCCGTTTTGGCTCGACAGCAGCCTTGCAAGCGCACGTTTCGGCCGCTGGTCGTTTATGGGTAGCCGCCCTTTCCTGACATTTAAGTCGTGGGGGAGAAAAGTGTGGTACGAGGAGCAGGGTAAGCCCATGGTCAAGGATGCCAATCCGCTGACCGAACTTAGGGCGCTACTTAAGCGTTATGCCCTGCCACCTACAGAGGTATCCATTCCCTTTACCGGCGGAGCTGTGGGCTTTTTTTCCTATGACTTTGGGCGCATGATTGAATCTTTGCCGCGATTAGCGCAAGACGACCTTGCAACTCCGGACATCTATTTGTCGTTTTACAGAACGGTCTTGGCGTTTGACCACAGCGAGAATAAGGCCTACATTGTCTCACAGTCAGAAAGCGAGCTCGGGAGCTTCCGGCAGCAGGTGCTGGCGGCAGAACCGCTGATATCCGACCCGTGGGCAGGCCCAAAGCTTTCCCCGCCGGAAATAGAGGCTCACTTTGATTGCGACACGTATGCGCGGGCCGTAGAGGCCATCAAGGAATACATAGTGCAGGGCGACGTCTACCAAGTCAATATGACCCAGCGCCTTAGTGCCCCTCTGCGGTTACCTCCCTTTCAGTTGTACCGCAGGCTGCGGCGGGCTAACCCCGCGCCTTTTGCCGCGTACTTAGACTGCGGCAGCGAACTGCGGGTGCTAAGTTCCTCGCCGGAGCGCTTCCTGACGCTTAGGAATCGCCAAGTAGAAACGCGCCCCATCAAAGGGACGCGTCCGCGTGGCCGCACAGCTGCCGAAGATGAAGCTAATGCCAAGGAACTCCTGGCAAGTGTTAAAGACCGCGCCGAACTCGTCATGATCATCGACCTTATGCGTAACGACTTAGGGCGCGTTTGCGCTTATGGCTCAGTGCACGTGCCTGAACTGATGGTACTTGAAAAATACGCGAAGGTATTTCACCTCGTCTCGACGGTGCGCGGCGAGCTTGCCCCGACCAAGGACTTTGTGGATTTGCTGAAAGCTACTTTCCCCGGCGGTTCGATTACCGGCGCGCCAAAAATCCGCGCCATGGAAATCATAGAAGAATTAGAGCCGGTGCGCCGCGGCGTGTATACCGGGGCTATCGGCTACATTGGGTTTGACGGCAGTGCCGACCTAAATATCGCGATACGTACAATTGTTAATCAAGCGGACCGGCTGTATCTACAGGTAGGTGGTGCCGTGGTGTATGATTCCGTACCCAAACTCGAATACGAGGAGACACTGCACAAAGCTAGGGCCATGCTACTGAGCCTCGGAGTAGAGCGGTATGACTGACTACTGCTATGTCAACGGCGAGCTGTTGCCGCTAACGGAGGGGTCTGTCCCCGTTACCGACCGAGCATACCTTTATGGGGAAGGGCTGTTTGAGACGATGTCAGTGCGCGCGGGACAAGTGCGACTACTATCGGCACATCTCGCGCGCATCACAAAGTCGGCCGCAGCTTTTGGCTTTACAGTGCCCGGCTCTAGCTTACTCAGGGAGGCGGTAAGCGCGGTCGTGGCCAAAAATGCCCTCGACAGCGGGGCGCTTCGCCTCACACTTTCCCCGCGTGCCGGCCTAGGCGTATTTGCCGCCAAAGACAGCCTCATCAACGTCACTGTCACGGCGCGGCGAGGTTCGTCTTACACCGCCATGCAATACGAACAGGGACTCGTCGCCGTAATTGCGCGCTCTACCCGCAGAAACGAGCATTCGCCGCTGTGTAGCCACAAGACCACCGGCTTCGGCGACAACTTACTGGCCAAGCAAGAAGCCCGCTCCCGCGGCGCCGACGAAGCCATATTGCAGAACACGGCCGGGAATCTAGCCGAAGGCGCGATTACGAATTTGTTTCTGGTTAGTGGCGGCGTTGTCCTGACGCCGCGGCTGACGGACGGAGCCTTGCCCGGCATTATGCGCTCGCAGGTGATGCGAGTCTGTGACAGCCTTGGCTTAGCCGTAAGCGAAACTACGCTGCAGCCGAACCACCTTTTTTCTGCCGACGAGGCCTTTGTAACTAATGCCTTGATGCAGATTATGCCGCTTTGCCGTGTAGAGGACCACCATTTTGGGAGCTATCGACCAGTCACCGCGCGGTTGACGGATGCGCTGAGGACAGAGTAGGCTTCTGTGGCGAACTCACTCGGCGAGAGCTCTCCGGCCAACAGACGAAGCCACAGTGGCAGCAGGGCCTGTTCCCAGCCGTGCGCGTGTTGCGCCATACCCCAAGCAGGGTAATAGGGGGTAGCAGGCGCCAAGGACAGATTGGCGTAGGCTGCCCCCTCCGTGTGCTGAGCCAATAAGGCGAGATGCGTGCTAAAAACCGGCGCTGCATTAGCAGAGAGGTGCTTGGCTAGCTCTGCCGCCGCGCGGGTGTGGCGGTGACCGCGGAAGGCTGCCTGCCGAATGAGCACCACACTGACAGCGGCTATGTCAACAACCGGGGTTGGCCCTAGAAATGGCACAGGCAAGAGCAGGGGCGTTAGCCCCCTTTTTTGTGCGGTTGACAACAGCCAGCGGGTAAGCTCAGGGTTAAGCGGGCCGATTAGCCCTGCCTGCCCGCCGAGAAAGCGCGCCAGCGCATCTTCATCGGCTTCCGCAGGCGCCAATCGCCTCGCCGTCTCCCCTAGGGCCTGTAGTTCACTAAGGCCCCACTCCAAGCCGCCTCCCGCGCCAAACGGAGATGGCTTGCCAAGTGAGGCTGCCAGGCTACGCAGCAGAGGAAAGTGAGCGTTCGTCAGAACCAGCCCGCGCTTGCCCTGCCGGTTAAGTGCCGCGGTTGCCGCAAAGAACTCGTCCCATGACCAAGCCCGCTGTGCGTACAGAGCTATGTCTACTCCCGCTGCTCGCAACACGGCCGGGTTGGCGGCAAACACGCGAAAGGTGTAGGCAAGCGGCAAAGTAGCGAGCTCCCCTCGTGCGGAAAGCTGCGCGATAATCGCTGGCGACAAGCGCCCCTTCTCGGCGGCGCTTAAGTACATGCCAAGCGGCACTTGCAGCGCGCCGTAATCAGCGGGCGAAGGAGCAGAGTTGACGAGTACGTCCGGCGGTTCGCCCCGCGTCAGCGCTGCGCGCAAGGCATCCTGCAATTCTTGTGCGGGAACAAACGACGTTGTCACGGCCACGTTGCTCCAAGTAGCGGTGAAGGTAGCCACGAGTTCCTCTATAGCCTGTACAAACAACTCGCTGCGCGGCATGGCGGGAACCGAGACCCACATGCTGACGGAGTACGTTTCGTGTGCCGACAGCTGCACGCTCGGGTTGACCTTGACCGGCGCGTCGGCAAGGTCTCTCACTGCACTTAGCGCCAGAGCTAAACTCACCGCGAGGGCGATAAGAGCGACGACTCGCCGTAACATCGTCATCTGCCTGTCGTCGCAGGCAGTAGACCCAGCAGGGCTAGCACGTTCCTGTCGGCCCTGCCGGTTTGGGGCAAGTCGTAACGGGCTTGCACTGCTTTGACCACCTGCTCTGTCTGACTGCCAAAGCGCCCGTCTACCGGGTCAATGTGAAATCCCGCCTGACGCAGGGCGAACTGCAGCTCCAGCACTTCCTTGCCTGTCTGCCCGCGGCGCAACGGGCGCTCCACCGTTACCCTCTGGCGAGCGCCGACTATCGTTACCCGCGTGCCGATTTTCACCACCGAATACAGCCATTCCACGTCGCGGTTTTGTAGGCGGATGCACCCGGCACTCGCCGCCGTGCCGATAGAGGAGGGTTTGTTGGTGCCGTGAATGCCGTAAATGCCCCACGGGACATTTAACCCGAGCCAACGCGTACCAAAGCCGCCCCCCCAGTTGGTGCTCTTGTCCACTACGGTCCACTCACCTACCGGTGTCCGCGTAAGTGACTTGCCGACTGCGCAGGGGAGCGTCCGCGTCGGCCGACCGTCAACCAACACTGTAAGCGTGCGCTTATCCGTGTCAATGACCAGACGCATGCCCTCCGGTGCCGGCGCAGCCGTCGCATACCAAGCTAAGGATACCAGGATGGCCAGTAAACTTACCATCAGCCGCTTCGCCATAGACGCGAACCTCCCGTGCATTATCGCCTAAGTATATGTGCGGCCCAAAAGTGATATGAGTGGGCAGGAGCTAGGCTCTAGCACAGCGAATAGGTATAATGCACGCCTGCGCGAGCGGCGTGCTTTTGGGTGGAAAGGGCAGGTGCACATGAAGCGAATCATTCTGGTGACGGTGGGGGTC is a window from the Selenomonadales bacterium genome containing:
- a CDS encoding arsenic efflux protein, whose translation is MLEKVLELVLASAAGAFVDIGVFVGAVLLLFGYLNYKMSGRFVSAITQSKRWQPVFGALLGVTPGCGGAIFLMPLFIKGSVTFGAVVAALIATTGDSSFVMIAGIPRQYIVVSTIAVLVGMITGYVIDGTQIGSKLRAAYEKNRRSKSELKKQHSRAQHTVRVPHIGHADGDDIDLTLHHHARGHQATNTLAYRITHYGYAWYWLLLGFGLVLGILGLAQVDINALAIPNLGLIVGVLGTVLSIVWMLLGKKLLTSDTHEETEQKVTSLRETLIHNAQETAFVITWVFVGLLVYELAVLGIGRGDYAQGELLIESMLRTAGIAAVLIGALVGMIPGCGPQIIFVTLFMQGHVPFAALIANAISQDGDAILPLIALDRRSAWSAVVITTVPAALIGLAAYWLELNTDIFAALTVAWNWLIALV
- a CDS encoding L,D-transpeptidase family protein, whose amino-acid sequence is MAKRLMVSLLAILVSLAWYATAAPAPEGMRLVIDTDKRTLTVLVDGRPTRTLPCAVGKSLTRTPVGEWTVVDKSTNWGGGFGTRWLGLNVPWGIYGIHGTNKPSSIGTAASAGCIRLQNRDVEWLYSVVKIGTRVTIVGARQRVTVERPLRRGQTGKEVLELQFALRQAGFHIDPVDGRFGSQTEQVVKAVQARYDLPQTGRADRNVLALLGLLPATTGR
- a CDS encoding aminodeoxychorismate/anthranilate synthase component II, translating into MLLMIDNYDSFTYNLVQYFGELGADIRVFRNRSITCDEIAALNPSHLVISPGPCTPHEAGVSLAAISRFAGHIPILGICLGHQCLGQVFGGRVVKAGVPVHGKNSDIVHAQQGVFLGLPSPFSATRYHSLLVERASLPGCLEVTAETASGEIMGLRHRTVAYVEGVQFHPEAILTEHGKTLLANFLRYDIRVERVAQ
- the pabB gene encoding aminodeoxychorismate synthase component I; this encodes MKVLVEQVELLCTLEDIFDVLRHDPYPFWLDSSLASARFGRWSFMGSRPFLTFKSWGRKVWYEEQGKPMVKDANPLTELRALLKRYALPPTEVSIPFTGGAVGFFSYDFGRMIESLPRLAQDDLATPDIYLSFYRTVLAFDHSENKAYIVSQSESELGSFRQQVLAAEPLISDPWAGPKLSPPEIEAHFDCDTYARAVEAIKEYIVQGDVYQVNMTQRLSAPLRLPPFQLYRRLRRANPAPFAAYLDCGSELRVLSSSPERFLTLRNRQVETRPIKGTRPRGRTAAEDEANAKELLASVKDRAELVMIIDLMRNDLGRVCAYGSVHVPELMVLEKYAKVFHLVSTVRGELAPTKDFVDLLKATFPGGSITGAPKIRAMEIIEELEPVRRGVYTGAIGYIGFDGSADLNIAIRTIVNQADRLYLQVGGAVVYDSVPKLEYEETLHKARAMLLSLGVERYD
- the folE gene encoding GTP cyclohydrolase I FolE, with the protein product MDHAKIETAVRMILEAVGEDPDREGLRETPLRVAKMYEEVFSGLHADPGKHLDKCFYTERHDEMVLVRDIALYSMCEHHLLPFFGKAHVAYIPHPKKISGLSKLARVVETLSRRPQLQERLTTQIADTIMHKLEAKGTLVVIEAEHLCMTIRGVKKPGSTTVTSAVRGIFRTNHITRTEALTLIKGRL
- a CDS encoding extracellular solute-binding protein, which produces MTMLRRVVALIALAVSLALALSAVRDLADAPVKVNPSVQLSAHETYSVSMWVSVPAMPRSELFVQAIEELVATFTATWSNVAVTTSFVPAQELQDALRAALTRGEPPDVLVNSAPSPADYGALQVPLGMYLSAAEKGRLSPAIIAQLSARGELATLPLAYTFRVFAANPAVLRAAGVDIALYAQRAWSWDEFFAATAALNRQGKRGLVLTNAHFPLLRSLAASLGKPSPFGAGGGLEWGLSELQALGETARRLAPAEADEDALARFLGGQAGLIGPLNPELTRWLLSTAQKRGLTPLLLPVPFLGPTPVVDIAAVSVVLIRQAAFRGHRHTRAAAELAKHLSANAAPVFSTHLALLAQHTEGAAYANLSLAPATPYYPAWGMAQHAHGWEQALLPLWLRLLAGELSPSEFATEAYSVLSASVNRAVTGR
- the folK gene encoding 2-amino-4-hydroxy-6-hydroxymethyldihydropteridine diphosphokinase, encoding MTDRLILSNMLFYGYHGALPEEAVLGQRFSVSLELEVDTRPAAECDDLSRALNYAAVCEVVKNIVEGPPCKLLETVAEKIASAVLAMGAVSVLVTVKKLHPPVAIQMDYAAVQIKRKNKKNRPPCFGPPCFGFERAYLSLGSNLGDRARMLSFAVEALAATPGIMVRQVAAVRETDPVGYLEQGKFLNTVVEIDTTLSPRELLLAVQRIEEAAGRVRDIRFGPRTLDIDILLYGNKVISEEGLVIPHPRMREREFVLVPFIEIAPHAIVPPDNITIEELCARVLGKEV
- a CDS encoding aminotransferase class IV, translated to MTDYCYVNGELLPLTEGSVPVTDRAYLYGEGLFETMSVRAGQVRLLSAHLARITKSAAAFGFTVPGSSLLREAVSAVVAKNALDSGALRLTLSPRAGLGVFAAKDSLINVTVTARRGSSYTAMQYEQGLVAVIARSTRRNEHSPLCSHKTTGFGDNLLAKQEARSRGADEAILQNTAGNLAEGAITNLFLVSGGVVLTPRLTDGALPGIMRSQVMRVCDSLGLAVSETTLQPNHLFSADEAFVTNALMQIMPLCRVEDHHFGSYRPVTARLTDALRTE
- the folP gene encoding dihydropteroate synthase is translated as MGKQQRTIDFHVPRTLVMGILNVTPDSFSDGGTYLDPAMAVERALQMVDEGADIIDIGGESTRPGATPIDAQAETERVIPVVRAVCRATSTPVSVDTYKVAVARLALAEGAAMLNDVWGGQREPAMLALAAAAKVPICLMHNRAEPRYRDLIGEIKCDLASMAEQALLAGVPRGDIILDPGIGFGKTWQQNLVVMQRLREIVDLGFPLLIGTSRKSMIGHVLGLPVDERLEGTAATVAYSIAMGAKIVRVHDVKAMKRVAQMTDALMRGGASVD